One stretch of Streptococcus australis DNA includes these proteins:
- a CDS encoding exodeoxyribonuclease VII small subunit: MSKQKKFEENLAELETIVQNLENGEIALEDAIAAFQKGMVLSKELQATLDKAEKTLVKVMQEDGTESDFE, from the coding sequence ATGTCAAAACAAAAGAAATTTGAGGAAAATCTAGCAGAACTGGAGACTATTGTCCAAAATTTGGAAAATGGTGAAATTGCTCTAGAAGATGCAATTGCTGCATTTCAAAAGGGCATGGTCTTGTCAAAAGAGCTCCAAGCGACGCTGGACAAGGCTGAAAAGACCTTGGTCAAGGTCATGCAAGAAGACGGAACAGAAAGTGATTTTGAATGA
- a CDS encoding polyprenyl synthetase family protein, translated as MKKQEKLALVESALEDFYGDQQIASSLRESVLYSIHAGGKRIRPFLLLEVLEALQVAIQPAHAQVAAALEMIHTGSLIHDDLPAMDDDDYRRGRLTNHKKFGEAMAILAGDALFLDPSALIAQADLPSQIKVDLIANLSLASGSLGMVAGQVLDMEGEHQHLSLEELQTIHANKTGKLLAYPFQAAAIIAELAPEIQAKLKTVGELIGLAFQVRDDVLDVTASFEEIGKTPQKDLQAEKSTYPALLGLEEAIAFCNQTLDQANAKLEEIAHQVPFETESIVSVVESLRING; from the coding sequence ATGAAGAAGCAAGAAAAATTAGCTCTTGTCGAGTCTGCCTTGGAAGATTTTTATGGAGACCAGCAGATTGCTTCTAGTTTACGAGAGTCCGTTCTCTATTCCATTCATGCTGGGGGCAAGCGTATTCGTCCTTTTCTCTTGCTAGAAGTTCTGGAAGCCTTGCAGGTCGCAATCCAACCAGCTCACGCGCAGGTGGCTGCGGCCTTGGAAATGATTCATACAGGAAGTTTGATTCACGATGATCTACCTGCTATGGATGACGACGATTATCGTCGGGGACGCTTGACAAATCATAAGAAATTCGGCGAGGCTATGGCGATTTTGGCAGGAGATGCCTTGTTCCTAGATCCCTCTGCATTGATAGCGCAGGCAGATTTGCCAAGTCAGATCAAGGTGGACTTGATTGCCAACCTATCCCTTGCTTCAGGTAGTCTGGGCATGGTGGCAGGGCAGGTTTTGGATATGGAAGGCGAACACCAACATTTGTCTTTGGAAGAACTTCAGACCATTCATGCCAATAAAACGGGTAAGTTACTAGCATATCCTTTCCAAGCAGCTGCTATCATAGCTGAATTAGCACCAGAAATCCAAGCAAAACTGAAAACAGTTGGTGAATTGATTGGGCTGGCCTTTCAAGTTCGAGATGATGTGCTGGATGTGACAGCTAGTTTTGAGGAAATCGGCAAGACCCCACAAAAGGATTTACAGGCAGAAAAGTCAACCTATCCAGCCTTGTTGGGTTTGGAGGAGGCGATTGCTTTTTGTAACCAAACTCTGGATCAAGCTAATGCAAAACTAGAGGAAATTGCCCATCAGGTTCCCTTTGAAACAGAATCGATTGTAAGTGTAGTAGAAAGTTTGAGAATCAATGGCTAA
- a CDS encoding TlyA family RNA methyltransferase, translating into MAKERVDVLAYKQGLFETREQAKRGVMAGLVVAVLNGERFDKPGEKIPDDTELKLKGEKLKYVSRGGLKLEKALQAFGLSVDGATTIDIGASTGGFTDVMLQNGAELVFAVDVGTNQLAWKLRQDPRVVSMEQFNFRYAEKTDFEQEPSFASIDVSFISLSLILPALHRVLADQGQVVALVKPQFEAGREQIGKNGIIRDAKVHQHVLETVTAMAVEQGFSVLGLDYSPIQGGHGNIEFLAYLKKEEGASNQVAPEIEKVVERAHREFKDE; encoded by the coding sequence ATGGCTAAGGAAAGAGTGGATGTACTAGCTTATAAACAGGGGTTGTTTGAAACACGTGAACAAGCCAAGCGTGGTGTCATGGCTGGGCTTGTTGTAGCAGTCCTTAATGGAGAACGCTTTGACAAACCAGGAGAGAAAATCCCAGATGATACTGAGCTAAAACTCAAAGGTGAAAAACTCAAGTATGTCAGTCGTGGTGGTTTGAAACTGGAAAAGGCCTTGCAGGCCTTCGGTTTGTCAGTTGATGGCGCAACCACGATTGATATTGGTGCTTCTACCGGAGGCTTTACCGATGTCATGTTGCAAAATGGTGCGGAGTTGGTCTTTGCAGTTGATGTTGGTACCAATCAGTTAGCTTGGAAATTGCGTCAAGATCCTCGGGTTGTCAGTATGGAGCAGTTTAATTTTCGTTATGCTGAAAAGACTGACTTTGAGCAGGAACCGAGCTTTGCCAGTATTGATGTGAGTTTCATTTCCCTGAGTCTGATTTTGCCTGCCTTGCACCGTGTTTTGGCTGATCAAGGTCAAGTTGTAGCACTTGTCAAACCTCAGTTTGAGGCAGGCCGTGAGCAGATTGGGAAAAATGGAATCATTCGTGATGCCAAGGTTCATCAACATGTCCTTGAAACAGTCACTGCTATGGCAGTTGAGCAAGGTTTTTCAGTGCTTGGATTAGACTATTCACCAATCCAAGGTGGACATGGAAATATCGAATTTCTGGCATATTTGAAAAAGGAAGAGGGAGCAAGTAACCAAGTTGCCCCTGAAATAGAAAAAGTTGTAGAGAGAGCACATAGAGAATTTAAAGATGAATAA
- a CDS encoding arginine repressor: MNKKERLEKIRRFVTDYQIGTQEEIVEHLKEAGISATQATVSRDIKELGIVKIPLKNNKYIYELPKTIVRSLQLAENNIVGSERMGNMINLDVIPGNTAFVKSQLMNTFSERIFNCLADDNSILIILRNEEDAKEMFEQVKNW; encoded by the coding sequence ATGAATAAAAAAGAAAGACTTGAAAAAATTAGAAGATTTGTAACAGATTATCAAATCGGAACACAGGAAGAAATCGTTGAGCATTTAAAAGAAGCAGGTATCTCTGCCACTCAAGCGACGGTGTCACGAGATATTAAGGAACTGGGTATCGTAAAAATTCCCTTGAAGAACAATAAATACATCTATGAATTGCCAAAAACAATTGTAAGAAGTTTGCAGTTGGCTGAGAATAACATAGTAGGTTCTGAGCGCATGGGAAATATGATCAATCTGGATGTCATTCCTGGGAATACTGCCTTTGTCAAGAGTCAGCTGATGAATACTTTCTCAGAGAGAATTTTCAACTGCCTGGCAGACGATAACTCAATTTTGATTATCTTGAGAAATGAAGAAGATGCCAAGGAAATGTTTGAACAAGTAAAAAATTGGTAG
- the recN gene encoding DNA repair protein RecN produces MLLEISIKNFAIIEAISLNFEKGMTVLTGETGAGKSIIIDAMNMMLGARAATDVIRHGATKAEIEGLFSIENSRVLQELFDEQGLELGDEIIIRREILQNGRSISRVNGQMVNLSVLRSIGQHLVDIHGQHDQEELMRPQLHIQMLDEFGDAAFLDLKETYQTSFDTYRKMRKQVLEVKKNQQEHKARIEMLEFQMAEIEAANLQAGEDLALNQERDKLLNHKNIADTLTNAYSMLDNEEFSSLANVRSAMNDMESVEEFDPEYREISSSLSETYYVLEDITKRLEDIIEDLDFDGNRLMQVENRLDLLNTITRKYGGTVDDVLLYFAKITDEYNLLTGNNLSSEDMEAELKKLEVNLVDLAGQLASARHDLAQQLEAEIKQELQDLYMEKAQFQVRFSKGKFSREGNEMVEFYISTNPGEDFKPLVKVASGGELSRLMLAIKSAFSRKEGKTSIVFDEVDTGVSGRVAQAIAQKIHKIGQHGQVLAISHLPQVIAIADYQFFIEKISDEHSTVSTVRLLTLEERVEEVAKMLAGENVTEAALTQARELLQTKEK; encoded by the coding sequence ATGTTACTTGAAATTTCGATTAAAAACTTTGCCATTATAGAGGCGATTTCGCTCAATTTTGAAAAAGGCATGACAGTTTTAACTGGTGAAACAGGTGCTGGAAAGTCTATCATTATTGACGCTATGAACATGATGCTGGGAGCAAGAGCTGCCACGGATGTTATTCGCCATGGTGCCACAAAGGCAGAGATTGAGGGACTGTTTTCGATTGAAAATAGCCGAGTCTTACAAGAACTCTTTGACGAGCAAGGCTTGGAATTAGGGGATGAGATTATCATCCGTCGTGAAATTTTACAGAACGGGCGTAGCATCAGTCGGGTCAATGGGCAGATGGTCAATCTTTCTGTCTTGCGTTCGATTGGACAGCACCTTGTGGATATCCATGGTCAGCATGACCAAGAGGAATTGATGCGTCCGCAACTCCACATCCAGATGTTGGATGAGTTTGGCGATGCTGCTTTCTTGGACTTGAAAGAAACCTATCAAACGAGCTTTGACACCTATCGCAAAATGCGTAAACAAGTTCTTGAAGTCAAGAAAAACCAGCAGGAACATAAGGCTCGTATTGAGATGTTGGAATTTCAAATGGCAGAGATTGAGGCAGCAAACTTGCAGGCCGGTGAAGACTTGGCTCTCAACCAAGAACGAGATAAACTCCTCAATCACAAGAATATAGCGGATACGCTAACCAATGCTTATAGTATGTTGGACAATGAGGAATTCTCCAGTCTTGCTAATGTCCGTTCGGCCATGAATGACATGGAAAGTGTCGAAGAATTTGACCCTGAATACCGTGAAATTTCAAGTTCTCTATCAGAGACCTACTATGTTCTAGAAGATATTACCAAGCGTTTGGAAGATATTATTGAGGACTTGGATTTTGATGGCAATCGCCTGATGCAGGTTGAAAATCGCTTAGATCTTCTGAATACTATTACCCGCAAGTACGGTGGGACTGTGGACGATGTTTTGCTTTATTTTGCTAAGATTACGGATGAGTACAATCTCTTGACTGGAAATAACCTTTCTTCCGAAGACATGGAAGCAGAGCTCAAGAAATTGGAAGTTAATCTTGTTGATTTGGCAGGTCAGCTTGCATCTGCTCGTCATGATTTGGCCCAGCAGCTTGAAGCTGAGATTAAGCAAGAATTGCAAGACCTCTATATGGAGAAGGCACAGTTCCAGGTTCGCTTTAGTAAGGGCAAATTCAGTCGAGAAGGTAATGAAATGGTCGAGTTTTACATTTCGACCAACCCTGGTGAAGACTTTAAGCCTTTGGTTAAGGTTGCGTCTGGTGGGGAATTATCCCGTCTCATGCTAGCTATTAAATCCGCCTTTTCTCGTAAAGAAGGCAAGACTAGTATTGTCTTTGATGAGGTGGATACGGGAGTCTCAGGTCGTGTGGCCCAAGCCATTGCTCAAAAAATTCATAAGATTGGCCAGCATGGTCAGGTTTTAGCTATTTCTCACCTACCACAAGTGATTGCCATCGCGGACTATCAATTCTTTATTGAGAAGATTAGCGATGAGCACTCAACGGTGTCGACGGTTCGCCTTTTGACTTTAGAAGAGCGAGTAGAGGAAGTAGCCAAAATGTTGGCCGGGGAGAATGTAACAGAAGCTGCCCTTACCCAAGCGAGAGAATTATTGCAAACGAAGGAGAAATAA
- a CDS encoding metallophosphoesterase family protein, with the protein MTDYYVIGDVHGKAGMLEDLLKTWDGHTQLLFLGDLIDRGEDSRRVLEMVKDLVDNQGAICLSGNHEYMFLTWLDNPEESYDHYRRNGGDTTINSILGRPLDAPVDAVEDAKRVETEAADLVEFIRQMPFVVETDKYIFVHAGIDLTLDDWHDTTDYKKVWLRKPFHEAANHTGKTIVFGHTPVYGLLKQDRGTAELWVTEDDKIGMDGGAVYGGVLHGIVFTDQGMTEHYFIENDGFIAED; encoded by the coding sequence ATGACAGACTATTATGTAATTGGAGATGTCCATGGAAAAGCAGGTATGCTAGAAGACCTTCTCAAAACATGGGATGGTCACACCCAGTTGCTTTTTCTAGGGGATTTGATTGACCGAGGTGAAGATAGTCGCCGTGTTCTAGAAATGGTCAAGGACTTGGTGGACAATCAAGGGGCTATCTGTCTATCAGGAAACCACGAGTATATGTTTTTGACTTGGTTGGACAATCCTGAAGAGAGCTATGACCACTATCGTCGAAACGGTGGTGATACAACCATTAACTCAATCCTAGGGCGTCCTTTGGATGCACCTGTGGATGCAGTTGAAGACGCTAAACGTGTTGAGACAGAAGCAGCAGATTTGGTCGAATTTATTCGTCAAATGCCTTTTGTCGTTGAGACAGACAAGTATATCTTTGTGCATGCTGGTATTGATTTGACACTAGATGACTGGCATGATACGACAGATTATAAGAAAGTCTGGCTCAGAAAACCATTCCACGAAGCGGCTAACCATACTGGAAAAACTATTGTCTTTGGGCATACACCAGTTTATGGTTTGTTGAAGCAAGACCGAGGTACTGCTGAACTTTGGGTGACAGAAGATGACAAGATTGGCATGGATGGAGGAGCCGTTTACGGCGGTGTCCTTCATGGAATCGTCTTTACTGACCAAGGCATGACCGAGCACTATTTCATTGAAAATGACGGCTTTATCGCCGAAGATTAG
- the lepA gene encoding translation elongation factor 4, with amino-acid sequence MNLEELKKRQEKIRNFSIIAHIDHGKSTLADRILEATETVSSREMQAQLLDSMDLERERGITIKLNAIELNYTAKDGETYIFHLIDTPGHVDFTYEVSRSLAACEGAILVVDAAQGIEAQTLANVYLALDNDLEILPVINKIDLPAADPERVRTEIEDVIGLDASEAVLASAKAGIGIEEILEQIVEKVPAPTGDVTAPLKALIFDSVYDAYRGVILQVRVMDGVVKPGDKIQLMSNGKTFDVTEVGIFTPKAVGRDFLATGDVGYIAASIKTVQDTRVGDTVTLASNPAAEPLDGYKQMNPMVFAGLYPIESNKYNDLREALEKLQLNDASLQFEPETSQALGFGFRCGFLGLLHMDVIQERLEREFNIDLIMTAPSVIYKVNQTDGESMDVSNPSEFPDPTKIATIEEPYVKAQIMVPQEFVGAVMELAQRKRGDFVTMDYIDDNRVNVIYQIPLAEIVFDFFDKLKSSTRGYASFDYELSEYRPSKLVKMDILLNGDKVDALSFIVHKDFAYERGKLIVDKLKKIIPRQQFEVPIQAAIGHKIVARTDIKALRKNVLAKCYGGDVSRKRKLLEKQKAGKKRMKAIGSVEVPQEAFLSVLSMDEE; translated from the coding sequence ATGAATTTAGAAGAATTGAAAAAACGACAGGAGAAAATCCGGAACTTTTCTATTATCGCCCATATTGACCACGGGAAGTCAACTTTGGCAGACCGCATTTTGGAGGCGACTGAGACGGTTTCTAGTCGTGAAATGCAAGCCCAGCTTCTGGATAGTATGGACCTAGAACGAGAGCGCGGGATTACCATCAAACTCAATGCCATTGAGCTGAATTACACCGCTAAAGATGGGGAGACCTATATTTTCCACTTGATCGACACACCTGGACACGTGGACTTTACCTATGAAGTGTCGCGTTCTCTAGCTGCCTGTGAAGGAGCGATTTTGGTAGTCGATGCAGCCCAAGGGATTGAGGCTCAGACGCTTGCCAACGTTTATCTAGCCTTGGATAATGATTTGGAAATTCTTCCAGTTATTAACAAGATTGACCTACCAGCAGCCGATCCTGAGCGCGTTCGTACAGAGATTGAGGATGTCATTGGACTGGATGCTAGTGAAGCAGTATTAGCATCAGCAAAGGCTGGAATCGGAATTGAAGAAATCCTTGAGCAAATCGTGGAAAAAGTGCCAGCACCAACTGGTGATGTGACGGCACCACTCAAGGCCTTGATTTTCGACTCTGTTTACGATGCCTACCGTGGGGTTATCCTCCAAGTGCGTGTCATGGATGGGGTGGTCAAACCCGGCGATAAGATTCAGCTTATGAGCAATGGCAAGACCTTTGATGTGACTGAGGTCGGAATTTTCACTCCGAAAGCAGTGGGGCGTGATTTCCTAGCCACAGGTGACGTTGGTTATATTGCGGCTTCTATCAAGACGGTTCAAGACACACGTGTCGGAGATACAGTGACTCTAGCAAGCAATCCTGCGGCTGAACCGCTGGATGGCTACAAGCAAATGAACCCTATGGTCTTTGCAGGTCTTTACCCAATTGAGTCAAACAAGTACAATGACCTTCGTGAAGCCCTTGAAAAATTGCAGCTCAACGATGCCAGTCTGCAATTTGAACCAGAAACATCTCAGGCACTTGGATTTGGTTTCCGTTGTGGATTCCTTGGACTTCTCCATATGGATGTTATCCAAGAGCGTTTAGAGCGTGAGTTCAACATCGACCTCATCATGACAGCTCCGTCAGTTATCTACAAGGTTAACCAAACTGATGGTGAGTCTATGGATGTGTCTAACCCCTCTGAATTTCCAGACCCAACCAAGATTGCGACTATTGAAGAGCCTTATGTCAAGGCTCAGATTATGGTACCGCAGGAGTTTGTCGGAGCGGTGATGGAACTGGCTCAGCGCAAACGTGGAGACTTTGTGACCATGGATTATATTGATGATAATCGTGTCAATGTTATCTATCAAATTCCACTTGCTGAAATTGTCTTTGACTTTTTTGATAAGCTCAAGTCTTCGACGCGTGGTTATGCAAGCTTTGACTACGAATTGTCAGAGTATCGCCCATCTAAGCTGGTCAAAATGGATATCCTTCTCAATGGTGACAAGGTGGACGCCCTCAGCTTTATCGTTCACAAGGATTTTGCCTACGAACGTGGGAAACTCATCGTGGATAAGCTCAAGAAAATCATCCCTCGTCAACAATTTGAGGTGCCGATTCAAGCAGCTATTGGGCACAAAATCGTGGCTCGTACGGATATTAAGGCCCTTCGTAAAAACGTACTTGCCAAGTGTTATGGTGGTGACGTTTCTCGTAAACGCAAACTCCTTGAAAAACAAAAAGCTGGTAAGAAACGCATGAAAGCTATCGGATCAGTAGAAGTTCCCCAAGAAGCCTTCCTCAGCGTCTTGAGCATGGATGAAGAATAG
- the dprA gene encoding DNA-processing protein DprA — MKITNYEIYKLRKAGLTNQQILTVLEYDETVDQELLLGDIAEISGCRNPAVFMERYFQIDDAQLEKEFQKFPSFSILDDCYPWDLSEIYDLPALLFYKGNLDLLKFPKVAVVGSRSCSSQGAKSVQKIIQGLENELIVVSGLAKGVDTAAHMAALQNGGRTIAVIGTGLDIFYPRANKRLQEYIGNHHLVLSEYGPGEEPLKFHFPARNRIIAGLCRGVIVAEARMRSGSLITCERAMEEGRDVFAIPGDILDGHSDGCHHLIQEGAKLITSGQDVLAEFEF; from the coding sequence ATGAAGATCACAAACTATGAGATTTACAAATTGAGAAAAGCTGGGCTGACCAATCAACAAATTTTAACTGTTCTTGAATACGATGAGACTGTAGATCAGGAGCTCTTGCTAGGTGATATTGCAGAAATTTCAGGATGTCGTAATCCTGCTGTCTTTATGGAACGCTATTTCCAGATAGATGATGCGCAGTTGGAGAAGGAGTTTCAAAAATTTCCCTCCTTCTCGATTCTAGACGACTGTTATCCTTGGGATCTGAGTGAGATTTATGACCTTCCAGCTCTTTTGTTTTATAAAGGGAATCTGGATTTATTGAAATTTCCAAAAGTTGCTGTTGTGGGCAGTCGTTCTTGTTCGAGCCAAGGAGCAAAGTCGGTCCAAAAAATTATCCAAGGTTTAGAAAACGAGTTAATTGTGGTTAGCGGTTTAGCTAAGGGAGTTGATACCGCTGCCCATATGGCTGCGCTCCAGAATGGAGGAAGAACGATTGCTGTCATTGGGACGGGATTGGATATTTTTTATCCACGTGCCAATAAACGCTTACAGGAGTACATTGGCAATCATCATCTGGTGTTAAGCGAGTATGGGCCTGGAGAAGAACCCTTGAAATTTCACTTTCCAGCCCGTAATCGTATCATTGCAGGATTGTGTCGTGGAGTTATTGTAGCAGAGGCAAGAATGCGTTCAGGAAGTCTCATTACCTGTGAACGTGCCATGGAGGAAGGACGCGATGTCTTTGCTATTCCAGGGGACATTCTTGATGGCCATTCAGATGGTTGTCATCACTTAATCCAAGAGGGAGCAAAACTGATTACAAGCGGTCAAGATGTCTTGGCTGAGTTTGAATTTTAA
- the topA gene encoding type I DNA topoisomerase yields the protein MATATKKKKSTVKKNLVIVESPAKAKTIEKYLGRNYKVLASVGHIRDLKKSSMSVDIENNYEPQYINIRGKGPLINDLKKEAKKANKVFLASDPDREGEAISWHLAHILDLNENDANRVVFNEITKDAVKNAFKEPRKIDMDLVDAQQARRVLDRLVGYSISPILWKKVKKGLSAGRVQSVALKLIIDRENEINAFQPEEYWTIDGIFKKGTKQFQASFYGMNGKKMKLTTNEEVKEVLSHLTSKDFTVDQVDKKERKRNAPLPYTTSTMQMDAANKINFRTRKTMMVAQQLYEGINIGTGVQGLITYMRTDSTRISPVAQNEAASYINDRFGSKYSKHGSKVKNASGAQDAHEAIRPSSVFNTPESIAKYLDKDQLKLYTLIWNRFVASQMTGAIFDTMAVKLSQNGVQFAANGSQVKFDGYLAIYNDSDKNKMLPDMAVGDVVKQVNSKPEQHFTQPPARYSEATLIKTLEENGVGRPSTYAPTIETIQKRYYVRLAAKRFEPTELGEIVNKLIVEYFPDIVNVTFTAEMEGKLDDVEVGKEQWQRVIDEFYKPFSKEVAKAEEEMEKIQIKDEPAGFDCEVCGSPMVIKLGRFGKFYACSNFPDCRHTQAIVKEIGVECPSCHQGQIIERKTKRNRIFYGCNRYPECEFTSWDKPVGRDCPKCGHFLMEKKVRGGGKQIVCSNGDYEEEKIK from the coding sequence GTGGCTACGGCAACAAAGAAGAAAAAATCAACAGTTAAAAAAAATTTAGTCATCGTGGAGTCGCCTGCCAAGGCGAAAACGATTGAGAAATATTTAGGACGAAATTATAAGGTTCTAGCTAGTGTCGGGCATATCCGAGATTTGAAAAAATCCAGTATGTCAGTTGACATTGAAAATAACTATGAACCGCAGTATATCAATATCCGAGGCAAAGGTCCTCTCATCAATGACCTGAAAAAAGAAGCCAAAAAGGCTAATAAAGTCTTTCTGGCGAGTGACCCGGACCGTGAAGGAGAAGCAATTTCCTGGCATTTGGCTCATATCCTTGATCTGAATGAGAATGATGCCAACCGTGTCGTCTTTAATGAAATCACCAAAGACGCAGTAAAAAATGCCTTTAAAGAACCTCGCAAGATTGACATGGACTTGGTCGATGCCCAACAAGCTCGTCGAGTTTTAGACCGCTTGGTAGGGTATTCGATTTCGCCAATTTTGTGGAAAAAGGTCAAGAAGGGGTTATCAGCAGGGCGCGTGCAGTCTGTTGCCCTTAAGCTCATCATTGACCGTGAAAATGAAATCAATGCCTTCCAACCAGAAGAATACTGGACAATTGATGGTATCTTTAAGAAGGGAACCAAGCAATTTCAGGCTTCTTTCTATGGTATGAATGGCAAAAAGATGAAATTGACCACCAATGAAGAGGTCAAAGAAGTCTTGTCCCATCTAACGAGCAAAGATTTCACAGTGGATCAGGTAGATAAGAAGGAGCGCAAACGCAATGCGCCACTACCTTATACGACCTCAACCATGCAGATGGATGCAGCCAACAAGATCAATTTCCGTACTCGTAAGACCATGATGGTTGCCCAACAGCTTTATGAAGGGATCAATATCGGTACAGGCGTGCAGGGTTTGATTACCTATATGCGTACTGACTCCACCCGTATCAGTCCTGTGGCTCAGAATGAGGCGGCAAGCTACATCAACGATCGTTTTGGTAGCAAGTATTCCAAGCATGGTAGCAAGGTCAAAAATGCGTCAGGTGCTCAAGATGCCCACGAAGCCATTCGTCCATCCAGTGTCTTTAATACACCAGAGAGCATAGCTAAGTACTTGGACAAAGACCAGCTCAAACTCTATACCCTTATCTGGAACCGTTTTGTAGCGAGCCAGATGACGGGAGCTATCTTTGATACCATGGCTGTCAAGCTCTCTCAAAATGGAGTCCAATTCGCTGCAAATGGTAGTCAAGTTAAGTTTGATGGGTATCTTGCTATCTACAATGACTCAGATAAGAACAAGATGCTGCCAGATATGGCTGTTGGAGATGTAGTCAAGCAGGTCAATAGCAAGCCAGAACAACATTTCACCCAACCACCAGCTCGCTATTCGGAAGCGACCCTTATCAAGACCTTGGAAGAAAATGGTGTTGGACGTCCGTCAACCTACGCACCGACTATTGAAACCATCCAGAAACGATACTACGTTCGTCTGGCAGCCAAACGATTTGAACCGACAGAATTGGGAGAAATTGTTAATAAACTCATCGTTGAATATTTCCCTGACATCGTGAACGTGACCTTTACAGCTGAAATGGAAGGAAAACTGGATGATGTCGAAGTTGGAAAAGAGCAGTGGCAACGTGTTATTGATGAATTTTATAAACCATTCTCCAAAGAAGTAGCCAAGGCTGAAGAGGAAATGGAAAAAATTCAGATCAAAGATGAGCCAGCTGGATTTGACTGTGAGGTCTGTGGTAGTCCAATGGTCATTAAGCTAGGACGTTTTGGTAAATTCTATGCTTGTAGCAATTTCCCAGACTGTCGTCATACACAAGCGATTGTCAAGGAGATTGGTGTCGAGTGTCCAAGTTGCCATCAAGGACAAATCATTGAACGTAAAACCAAGCGCAATCGTATCTTCTATGGTTGCAATCGCTATCCAGAATGTGAATTTACCTCTTGGGATAAACCAGTTGGACGTGATTGTCCAAAATGTGGTCACTTCCTTATGGAGAAGAAAGTCCGTGGTGGTGGCAAACAGATTGTGTGTAGTAATGGCGACTACGAAGAAGAGAAAATTAAATAA
- a CDS encoding YbaN family protein gives MRLIYLIIGFLSLSLALVGVVLPLLPTTPFLLLSIACFSKSSKRFEDWLYHTKLYQTYVADFRETKSIARERKKKIIVSIYILMGISIYLAPLLPVKIGLGALTIFITYYLFKVIPDKD, from the coding sequence ATGCGTCTTATTTATCTAATAATTGGTTTTTTATCACTGTCCTTGGCTCTTGTTGGGGTTGTCTTGCCCCTCTTGCCAACAACGCCCTTCCTTTTGCTGTCAATCGCTTGCTTTTCCAAATCCTCAAAGAGATTTGAAGACTGGCTGTATCACACCAAGCTCTATCAGACTTATGTAGCTGACTTTCGCGAGACCAAGTCTATCGCGCGTGAACGCAAGAAAAAAATCATCGTATCCATCTATATCTTGATGGGAATTTCCATTTATCTTGCCCCTCTCTTACCAGTCAAAATCGGTCTTGGAGCCTTAACCATCTTTATCACCTACTATCTCTTTAAAGTAATTCCTGATAAGGATTAG
- a CDS encoding copper homeostasis protein CutC, which produces MIYEFCAENVTLLEKAMQAGARRIELCDNLAVGGTTPSYGVTKVAVELAANYDSTIMTMIRPRGGDFVYNDLEIAIMLEDIRLTAQAGSQGVVFGALTADKKLDKVNLEKLITASKGMEIVFHMAFDELSDEDQLEAIDWLSQAGVTRILTRAGVSGDPLEKRFAHYHRILEHATGKIEILPGGGIDLDNRQTFIDQLGVTQLHGTKVVF; this is translated from the coding sequence ATGATTTACGAATTTTGTGCTGAAAATGTGACCTTGCTTGAAAAAGCGATGCAGGCTGGAGCTCGTCGAATCGAACTCTGTGATAATCTAGCAGTTGGTGGGACAACACCAAGCTATGGAGTAACCAAGGTAGCTGTTGAATTGGCAGCTAACTACGATAGCACCATTATGACCATGATTCGTCCACGTGGTGGCGACTTTGTCTATAATGACCTAGAAATTGCTATTATGCTAGAAGACATTCGTTTAACTGCTCAAGCAGGTAGCCAAGGAGTAGTCTTTGGTGCTTTAACTGCTGATAAGAAGTTGGACAAGGTCAATCTTGAGAAGTTAATCACCGCTTCAAAAGGAATGGAAATTGTCTTCCACATGGCCTTTGATGAATTGAGTGATGAAGATCAGTTGGAAGCTATTGACTGGCTCAGCCAAGCTGGTGTGACTCGTATCTTGACTCGTGCTGGTGTGTCTGGCGACCCGCTAGAAAAACGTTTTGCCCACTATCATAGAATTTTGGAACATGCTACTGGTAAAATTGAAATTCTACCAGGTGGTGGAATTGACTTGGACAACCGTCAAACCTTTATCGACCAACTAGGTGTGACACAGCTTCACGGTACCAAGGTCGTCTTTTAA